One Pseudoalteromonas sp. NC201 DNA segment encodes these proteins:
- the arfB gene encoding alternative ribosome rescue aminoacyl-tRNA hydrolase ArfB → MLKISNNVTLAEWEIDISAIRAQGAGGQNVNKVSSAIHLRFDINRSTLPDFYKSRLLALKDSRITKEGVIVLKAQSFRTQEQNKEDALERLKTLILAATKVEKTRRATKPTKSSQKKRLNQKTKRGQTKSLRGSVNW, encoded by the coding sequence ATGCTTAAAATCTCAAATAACGTCACGCTTGCAGAGTGGGAAATCGATATTTCCGCTATTCGCGCACAAGGTGCGGGTGGACAAAACGTCAATAAAGTCTCCAGTGCCATTCATCTTAGGTTTGACATCAACCGCTCAACATTGCCTGATTTTTACAAATCGCGGCTACTTGCACTTAAAGACTCAAGAATTACCAAAGAAGGTGTCATTGTGCTTAAAGCACAGAGCTTTCGCACCCAAGAGCAAAACAAAGAAGATGCCTTGGAGCGGCTAAAAACACTGATCCTCGCGGCCACCAAAGTTGAAAAAACACGCAGAGCCACCAAGCCAACAAAAAGCTCGCAAAAGAAACGCCTGAATCAAAAGACCAAACGGGGCCAAACCAAATCATTGAGGGGGTCGGTCAATTGGTAA